The genome window TTGGATGAAGAGCGGAATGGCGATCCACAGGATCGTCAGCGGGTTCGACAAGATGACCTCGCCCTTGAACGAGAACAGGAGCACCAGCGTCACCAGGAGGGCGATGATGGTGATGGGCGTCAATACATGGAGAAACTTCTCGCGGAACCAGACCGCACCCTTGGCGGCGATGAGCCACTTGCGTGAGACGTAGCCGGCCACCAGCGGCAGGGCCACATAGATGGCGATCGAAAGCACGAGCGCCTGCCACGGCACCGGCAGCCGGCCGACGCCCAAGAGGAACCCGCCGAGCGGACCGTACAGAAAGAGCATCGTCAGCGAGTTGATCGCCACCATCACCAGCGTGTGCCCGTCGTTCCCTTTCGCCAGGTATCCCCACACCAGCACCATTGCCGTGCACGGCGCGACGCCCAAGAGAATGCACCCGGCGAGGTAACTCCGCCACAGGGGCACCGCGAGCATCTTCACGCCGTCCACCAGAACCACCGTGCCCGCGCCGTAGGCCTCGCCAACCCCGAGGTCCAGGCCGAACGGCATCTTCACGTGGTCCACCGCGTCGGGGCCGATGAATCCCCGGAACACGACGCCCAGGAAAAGGAAGGCAATGGCGTACATGGTGAAGGGCTTGACGGCCCAGTTGACGAAGAGCGTCAGGCCTACCGGCCGCACGCTCTTGCCGGCCTTCAGGACCTCGGCGAAATCAATCTTCACCATAATCGGATACATCATGAAGAAGAGGCACACGGCAATCGGGATCGAAACGACCGGCGCGTCGTTGACGTAGATGGCCATGCCGTCGAGCGACTTGGCGAAGCCGGGGGCGAACTTCCCCAGCACGATGCCCCCGACGATGCAGAGGATCACCCATAGCGTCAGGTACTTCTCGAAGACGCCGAGACCCTTGCCCGGCGTGTGAGGTTGCGCCTCGCGCCCGTTCTCGGGCTGTTCTTGTGCGTCCGGCATGAGTGTCCCTCGGCCCTACCGGACCAGTTCCATCTCGCCCTTCGCGCGCTGCTTCAGGACGTCCTCGATGCACCCCAGGAAGTTCACCACGCACGGGCACCGTAGCGCATAGAACACCTGGTTCCCGCGCTTCTCGTCCTCGACGATCCCCGCCGACCGCAGCACCGTCAGGTGCTTCGAGACGGTGGACATGTCGGCCCCCACCATCTCGGTCAACTCGCAGACGCACCGCGCGCCATGCGAAAGTTCCTCGACGATGAACAGCCGCGTCGGGTGCGCCACGGCCTTCAGCACCCGCGCCCGCGCCTCAAACCGTGCCTGCGTTTTCGTGTTCATGGCCGTCCTCCCAGGGTTCTTGCTCATTTGGCATAATAGCCAAGTGCTTCCCGGTCGTCAATGGCGCGCCCCTCTTTGCCGCGGCCCCTGTATCGGCGGCCAGGGCGAGTCGGGCCCATGAGGCGCGCCGCCTTCAGGGCGGTTCTCCGACGGCGCCAACCGCCCGGCACACCTCCAGGAGCGCATCCTTCAGGCGCTCGTACTCCCCCTCGAACACGGGTCGGCAGCGGCGTACGTCCGCCTCTCCCGCATGCACCCGCACCGCGAAGGCCAGGCAGGTGGCCTCGCCGCACGCCCGGCAGTTCGTCCTCGGCAATCGCTTGAAGATCTCCAGGGCCGGCGGCTTCTGGCGCATCTCGTAGGACGGTTCGATCTCGCCCCGCCGCGCCCAAGTCTCGTTCGCCCGCCGGCGGATCGCCTCCAGCGTTCGCCAGCCGTCCACGATCTCGTCGGCCTTCGCCACGGCAATCCGCCGTGGGTACATTGAGATCAGCCGGTACCCCTCCATAAACGTGAACGTGGGGCCCCGCGCGTTGTAGGAGGCTTCCTTCATCTCGGCGTTTATGTAGGGGAACACCTCGGCCAAGTCGCCCGTCAGGTGGGTGATGAACCGTATCTTCGTCGCGTCCGCCACGCAGGGGGCCAGCACCACGATGGCGGCCTCGCCGAACACATCTTCTTCAAAGCCGCGCGGCGGCTCGGCCGGAACCCGAATCACGGCGGGCCGGTATTCCACGAAGCCCGCACAGATCACCGGATCGCCCCTGCCGTCCGTTAGCGCCGCCCGCCCCTCGCTGCCCAACACCAGCGCCGGTGCGCCGACCTTGGAGTAGCCCGGATCGGGCGATACGGCCTCGTAGGTGAGCGCGCGGCCGTCCAGACGCGCCTGGGCTTTGCGCCCTTCCTCGCGGCTCGGAAACGTTGTGATGACGGCCATAGCAGCCTGTTGTCCTGCCCAGGGACGCTCAGGAAACGAACATTCCAAAGATCCAGCCCACGAGGGTGGACATCACGACCGTCAGCAGACAGAACACAAACGTCTTGCGGAAGCCGACCACTTTGTAGATGACCAGGATGCTCGGGAGCGAGAGGGCCGGCCCGGCCAAGAGGAGCGCCAGCGCGGGCCCGCGCCCCATCCCCAGCCGCAGCAGCATCTCCACGATCGGAATCTCCGTGAGCGTGGCGAAGTACCAGATCATCCCGACGAACGCCGCGACGAAGTTGGCGATGAGGCCGTTCCCGCCGACCAGGGTGGCGACGTACGTCTCCGGAATCAGAGCGCCAATGAAGCCCGTCACGAACACGCCGCCGAAGAGCAGGGGCACGATCATCAGGCCGAAGTCCCACGTCGCCTGCATCCACTGCTTGGTCTCGTCGCGCGAGAACCACCGCCAGAGCATCACGAGGACCGCCAGGCCCATCCCTCCCGCCAGATACCACTTGATGCCGTGGACCGTCATCACGAAACCCGGCTTCGGTTCCACCTGGGCGATGTCGGTGCGGCTCAGTCGGCGGACCTCCGTCCCCAGCCGCCCGTCCGCCTCGTACTTCTGCACGTCGAGTGAGTCCTGCGTCGAATAGCGGATGTTCGCTTCCAGGACCGTCCCGTCCGTCATCGTGATGGTCACGTCGTTGGTGTTATACCAGTCGCTGAACACGAGGAAGAGGATCATGCAGAGGAAGTAGAGCGCCGTCTTCCACAGCGGCCGCGGGCTGTGCGGCGCCTCCGGCATCTGCATGGCCACATCCGCACGCTTTTTCTCGCTCCGGCGAAAGACCAGCGCCATCGCCAGGCCGATGACGAACGCGAATACCACCGCCCCGATCGCCCGCGCCACGCCCAGGTCGAGCCCCAGCACCCGGGCCGACAGGAAAATGGCCATCACGTTGATGGCCGGCCCGGAATACAGAAATGCGCTGGCAGGCCCCAGCCCCGCCCCCATCGTGTAGATGCCGGCGAACATCGGCAGCACGCTGCACGAACAGACGGCCAGGACGATCCCGGACACCGACGCCACCGTGTAGGCCAGCGGCCGATTGGCCCGGGGCCCCAGATACCGCATCACGGACGCCTGCGACAGAAACGTCGCAATCGCCCCCGCGATGAACATGGCCGGCACCACGCACGCCAGCGTGTGGTTGATCGCG of Planctomycetota bacterium contains these proteins:
- a CDS encoding bile acid:sodium symporter, which gives rise to MPDAQEQPENGREAQPHTPGKGLGVFEKYLTLWVILCIVGGIVLGKFAPGFAKSLDGMAIYVNDAPVVSIPIAVCLFFMMYPIMVKIDFAEVLKAGKSVRPVGLTLFVNWAVKPFTMYAIAFLFLGVVFRGFIGPDAVDHVKMPFGLDLGVGEAYGAGTVVLVDGVKMLAVPLWRSYLAGCILLGVAPCTAMVLVWGYLAKGNDGHTLVMVAINSLTMLFLYGPLGGFLLGVGRLPVPWQALVLSIAIYVALPLVAGYVSRKWLIAAKGAVWFREKFLHVLTPITIIALLVTLVLLFSFKGEVILSNPLTILWIAIPLFIQ
- a CDS encoding metalloregulator ArsR/SmtB family transcription factor, with product MNTKTQARFEARARVLKAVAHPTRLFIVEELSHGARCVCELTEMVGADMSTVSKHLTVLRSAGIVEDEKRGNQVFYALRCPCVVNFLGCIEDVLKQRAKGEMELVR
- a CDS encoding permease produces the protein MKDWKKFAVLVAVFLVAYFLPLGSAKVSNAVLEAFRLLQWYAINHTLACVVPAMFIAGAIATFLSQASVMRYLGPRANRPLAYTVASVSGIVLAVCSCSVLPMFAGIYTMGAGLGPASAFLYSGPAINVMAIFLSARVLGLDLGVARAIGAVVFAFVIGLAMALVFRRSEKKRADVAMQMPEAPHSPRPLWKTALYFLCMILFLVFSDWYNTNDVTITMTDGTVLEANIRYSTQDSLDVQKYEADGRLGTEVRRLSRTDIAQVEPKPGFVMTVHGIKWYLAGGMGLAVLVMLWRWFSRDETKQWMQATWDFGLMIVPLLFGGVFVTGFIGALIPETYVATLVGGNGLIANFVAAFVGMIWYFATLTEIPIVEMLLRLGMGRGPALALLLAGPALSLPSILVIYKVVGFRKTFVFCLLTVVMSTLVGWIFGMFVS